A stretch of Campylobacter showae DNA encodes these proteins:
- the fumC gene encoding class II fumarate hydratase produces MEYRVEKDTMGEVKVPNDKYWGAQTQRSHENFEIGVGLETMPKEVIEGFAYLKKACALVNRKLGRLDEPRTEAIAQACDEILNGKLDGNFPLVVWQTGSGTQSNMNLNEVVSNRAMEILGLNFRDKAALDAKDAKFVHPNDHVNKGQSSNDTYPTAMRIAFVLELQKKLLPAIEKLEATLDKKTAEFAKIVKIGRTHLQDATPLTLGQEFSGYAHMLKASKAQILATVPFLQELAIGGTAVGTGLNSHPKFSEMVSDELNALTGTAFKFKSHPNKFHGLTSHDAEVFLSGALNGLAANLMKIANDVRWLASGPRCGIGEINIPENEPGSSIMPGKVNPTQCEAVTMVAAQVMGNHVAISVAASQGNFELNVFKPVLTYNLIQSIRLLSDAMNSFEKHCACGISANAAKIDKLLHESLMLVTALNPHIGYANAAKIAKTAHHNGTTLREEAIKSGILTAEEFDAWVVPEDMIAPKE; encoded by the coding sequence ATGGAGTATAGAGTAGAAAAAGACACGATGGGCGAGGTAAAGGTACCAAATGATAAATATTGGGGTGCGCAGACACAGCGCAGCCATGAAAATTTCGAGATCGGAGTAGGGCTAGAGACGATGCCAAAAGAGGTCATAGAGGGCTTTGCCTATCTAAAAAAGGCGTGCGCTCTGGTAAATCGCAAGCTAGGCCGCCTAGACGAGCCTCGCACGGAGGCGATCGCGCAGGCGTGCGATGAAATTTTAAACGGCAAGCTGGATGGGAACTTCCCTTTAGTCGTGTGGCAGACGGGCTCGGGCACGCAGTCAAATATGAATTTAAACGAGGTCGTTTCAAACCGCGCGATGGAGATTTTGGGGCTAAATTTCCGCGATAAGGCGGCGCTGGACGCTAAAGACGCAAAATTCGTGCATCCAAACGATCACGTAAATAAAGGCCAGAGCTCAAACGACACCTATCCTACGGCGATGCGAATAGCTTTTGTGCTAGAGCTTCAAAAAAAACTACTGCCCGCGATAGAAAAGCTTGAAGCGACGCTGGATAAAAAGACCGCCGAGTTTGCAAAGATCGTAAAGATCGGCCGCACTCACCTGCAAGACGCCACGCCGCTCACGCTAGGACAGGAATTTAGCGGCTACGCGCATATGCTAAAGGCGAGCAAGGCGCAGATCCTAGCTACCGTGCCGTTTTTGCAGGAGCTTGCTATCGGCGGCACAGCGGTGGGCACCGGGCTAAACTCGCACCCGAAATTTAGCGAGATGGTAAGCGACGAGCTAAACGCGCTAACGGGCACGGCGTTTAAATTTAAATCCCATCCGAATAAATTTCACGGCCTAACCAGCCACGACGCCGAGGTGTTTTTAAGCGGCGCGTTAAACGGTCTGGCGGCAAATTTGATGAAGATCGCAAACGACGTGCGCTGGCTAGCAAGCGGGCCTAGGTGCGGTATCGGCGAGATAAACATCCCCGAAAACGAGCCGGGAAGCTCGATAATGCCGGGCAAGGTAAATCCGACGCAGTGCGAAGCCGTCACGATGGTAGCGGCGCAGGTGATGGGCAACCACGTCGCGATTTCCGTCGCTGCAAGCCAGGGAAACTTCGAGCTAAACGTCTTTAAGCCGGTGCTTACCTACAACCTCATCCAAAGCATCCGCCTGCTAAGCGACGCGATGAACAGCTTTGAAAAACACTGCGCTTGCGGCATCAGCGCAAACGCCGCGAAAATCGACAAGCTACTGCACGAGAGCCTAATGCTAGTAACCGCGCTAAATCCGCACATCGGCTACGCAAATGCCGCCAAGATCGCCAAAACCGCGCATCATAACGGCACTACGCTGCGCGAGGAAGCGATAAAATCGGGCATACTAACCGCCGAGGAATTTGACGCGTGGGTGGTGCCTGAGGATATGATCGCGCCGAAGGAATAA